The stretch of DNA CTCTCCTCGATCCCGCCGCTAGTCGGTTGGAGTCGCGCGTCAGGGCACCACGCCGCCCTTTTGCATTTCCTTCATCATGAGATCCGCATATTCCTGGATCAGTTTCCGCTCCGAGGCTTTGATCCAGGTTTCGGTCGCTGCGGTCCAGATGAGTTTCTCGCTATCGACGTCGTACACGTTCGCCTCCGCGATCGCGAATTGATCTTCCACGACATAGCCGGGCGTATACATCATGTTGTAGCCCGCGCCGTAGTAACCGGGCCACGTTGCTCCGGCCGGGTACGCGGCGCCGGCCACATAGGTCTGCTGGCTCCGTTGATCGACGAGCCGCACCAGGAAGAGGGTGTCGAACCCGTTTTCCTTGAGGGATGCCGCCAGCGCATCCTTGTTGGCAGGTTCGTCCTTGGACAAGATCGTATGACCCGCCGAGGCGTCCAGGCCCTTTTGCTTCAGACGCAGAGTGAACTCGTCCTCCAACACCATTCGATTCGTCGTGCTCTTTAGGATGGCGACCGTAAGGACCTTATGCGGCTTCTTCGCATAGGTCTCGTCCTTCCACACCGACGTGACCTTTGTCGCAGCGCAGCCGATCAACGTCACCGTGAACAACGGAACCAACGCGTAGGCGATTACTCTATTCATAGTGTTCTCCCGGAATCGACGCAGGTGCAGCGTAGACACACGCGTGTTGCGATGTCAAGGGATGGGTCTCCGCCAGGGTCAATCTCCGAATGATTGGTAGCCGCAGTGCCCATGAGGGAGTGCCTCCGAAGAGCTTATCAAGGTGCAGATCTATCGTGGCCGGATGGTTCTGCTGTTCCCGAAAGTAGAGTCCAGCGGTATGAACCAACGCGACCTTTCGGCCGCGCGATGGTGTTTTCGCGCGCCGTCGACCACGCGTAAAGCCGGTTGTTGCGGTGAGGCGGATGTATCGGAGACCCGCCAGAAAACGCGGCGGAACTGTGCAAAGAAGCACATGAACATCGTTCGGTACCCTCGGGTGGGGCACATACGAGTCATTCTGTACCACGACTTCTGGAAACACCGATCGGTTGCCTCCGTTGCCTAACGCCGAGTTCACCGGCGCGCCGCTTTTGCGCGTCCAGTGGAACGACGTGTTATGTGTTTGCTTTCGATATTACGACTGCTTTGTTTCTTGTTGAGATGGTATGTGAGTGCCATTGCAATGCAATGGCTCAATTCTTCCACAGGCACCTCTTCTTTTTCAGTGAAGATGATGCTTCTGTTTCCCTCGAACTCGAATTGACCTCGATACATTTCTCTGAAGGTATCAACCAGTGTCGTTTGGCAATGAAAATACACTGCGTATTTTCCTTCTTGAGACTTGATCTGGTCGATCCTGACAAGGCTCCCGCTTTTAGTCTGCGTCGTGAGATAGCTCGGTTGCCCCCATTTCAGGGTTTCCTCTAGTTCACCAACCCCGTCTGTTCGTGACGCTACATCGAATATCAGTTGGCGGAGAAACATCGGCTTCGGTCTAACCTTCTCTGGGTAGGCACCGAAGATCGCAGCCACTTCCGGGTTCTCAATGGTTTTCCTTTTGGCCACTATCGCCTCCGTGCTTCACACGAACACATAACGAGTCTGTAGAAAAACCCCATCGCGATGGCGCCACCGATGAAGTCGGCGATTGTGGTCCAGTGCGGGGAGGTATCGGCCGACAAGGCCATGAACACCACGTTCTCCCGGCAGGCCTGCTCGATACGGCGGCTGGTGAAGATCCCACGGGAGTAGGCGAACAGGATGATCTTCAACAGAATCCGCGGATCGTAGGCGGGCGCGCCGGTCTCGTCGTTCTGGTACGGCTCATCGAACGCGGCCAGATCCACCTCGTGGTCGATCAGATGGTTGAGGGTGTACTCAAAAGTTCCTGGGAGGATCTGGCGATCAAAGGCGACCGGGAGCAACTTGCTCTGCTCGTAGGCGTAGTCCTTGTATCTCGGCATCCGCACCTCCGTGGCCGCCTGAGGGGTCTTCGTGCTGCCGGTACGACGCAGACGCCGCGATTATAGTCCTTTTCGGACTTTTTCTACAGATCCAACGCTCAGCGCTGAGCCGCCGCGCTCCCCAGCGGTCAGCTCCAGCGCTTGGTTTGGCCCTCAGTGTCACCGATCAATTCGAAGGGCGTTCGCCCAATAGAGTGAATAGGCGCGAGGCATGAAAAACGGTCAGCACCTGAATCGTGCCATCCGTGACGCGGTAGACGATTCGGTAGTTCCCATAGATGATTTCCCGGAGGGTCTTTTGGCCCAGTTCGGGGACGACGCGACCGGACAAGGGAAACGCCGAGAGGCGGCCGACCGCTTCAACGATTTGTTCCGCCACAACCGCTGCGTAGTGTGCCGAGTCCCGCGCGATATATGCGCGAACCGCCTCAACGTCGCCGATCGCCTGGGGGGTCCAGACGATTGGCGTCAACGGGTCAGCCGTTCCTTGGCTTGTGCGTGAGGTACCGTCTCACCGGCATCGGCCTGAGCGAGTCCCCGTTCAACTTTCGCGAGAAAATAGAGACGCTCCATGGCGTCTTCGACGGTCGCGTCAGACGGCAACTGTTGAACGGCTTCTAGGACCTTCTGTTTCGCGGTAGTAGGGGCCATCGCGGTTGCTCTCTCCATCATGGTAGGAGTGCTTATGCGACTACCGGACATTTTACATGTCTCTTGCGAATCCGCGCAAGAGCCTGCCGCCGAACGACCGACGCTGAGGGGCGCGCGCTGTTCGCGCGTCCGCTCCAGCGTTTTGTTCGGCGCGCTGCCTACTCCGGCAGATGCGGCATTGTGAGTCGTAAGATCACCGGGCAAACGAGCACCACCACAATAGACATCATCGAACTGGCATACGCGTTGGTAAACAATCGGTGGACTACAAACGCCCTCAGGTAGACAACTCCAACCGCAAATGCACTGACGATGAACAGTTCAACGAGATTGCTTAAACTCTGTGGGCCAATTCCCAACTCTACGAGGAGAAACCACATGAGTAGCGGATATACGGGTAGGCCATAGTCCCAAGGGAAAAGCTGATGCTTTTTTTTTGACCAATGCCATGCCGGTACCGACAAGAGGCTTGATACCGCAACCAGGATCAATACCAGAGACACCATACTGTTAGCCCCGACCAAACGAAGCCGCCGAACGCCACAAATCAGCCGCGCAGCAGCGTCGGCTGCATTTGTTTGTTAGGTGCTTCCACTTAGTTAGTGGCTGTGCCAGCTTTAAGTTAGACCGTCTCCGCAGGCCCCGTCCTCTTGGGCCAAAAGTCGTTGAGCCGAGTTAACACATCATCCGACAGCGTTCGGGCATGACGGGACCCGTTTATAAGGAGCAATTGCAACCTATCATCATCAAGCACATAGCTACGTAATAAGCCACTCGCAGCAACAACGACGACAAGCTCAATGAGCACAGGAAAACCAAGTACAGCAAACAGGCCCATGCTCGTTGCTGCCAACACACCTCCGCGAACAGCCCCGGTCGGGTTGATCTCATGTTCTCGTATTACGTATGCGTATGCGGCGCTACCAATGGCAGCAAAACCCAGAAGAGGATTCGCTGATAATATCGAGATGATTCCCATCGAGCTGAGTATCTCAGCGAGTCGCACCTGGTCCTTCTCCTTGAGTGCAAAGACTACACTTACTGCACCAAGACCAGAAGCGAATAGCTCAAAGGCATCATAGCTAACCCGAATAATTCACGAAACCTGAAACAGAAACGCCTCCGGCGTGGTATAAACGCTGTTGCGCGCAGTGTTTTCCCACGACGGAGGCGTTCGGATGCGTGAGGACTCTACCATACAGTCTGTCCTGTTTCCCAGTCTGGAGGATCGGCCCGTGCTCGCCCGGTTCGACGAGCCCCACAGCAGCTCGGACGGCGGCGCGGTGCTGGTC from Nitrospirota bacterium encodes:
- a CDS encoding DUF1801 domain-containing protein, with product MAKRKTIENPEVAAIFGAYPEKVRPKPMFLRQLIFDVASRTDGVGELEETLKWGQPSYLTTQTKSGSLVRIDQIKSQEGKYAVYFHCQTTLVDTFREMYRGQFEFEGNRSIIFTEKEEVPVEELSHCIAMALTYHLNKKQSSRNIESKHITRRSTGRAKAARR
- a CDS encoding transposase, with product MPRYKDYAYEQSKLLPVAFDRQILPGTFEYTLNHLIDHEVDLAAFDEPYQNDETGAPAYDPRILLKIILFAYSRGIFTSRRIEQACRENVVFMALSADTSPHWTTIADFIGGAIAMGFFYRLVMCSCEARRR
- a CDS encoding type II toxin-antitoxin system RelE/ParE family toxin; this translates as MTPIVWTPQAIGDVEAVRAYIARDSAHYAAVVAEQIVEAVGRLSAFPLSGRVVPELGQKTLREIIYGNYRIVYRVTDGTIQVLTVFHASRLFTLLGERPSN